A window of Polaribacter litorisediminis contains these coding sequences:
- a CDS encoding BamA/TamA family outer membrane protein, giving the protein MLLILFLGSCSIQKFIPENERLYTGANLKIEADSTVQNLSNLREDLKTLITPKPNSKFLGMYIGLFYYYKNQKEKTNFINRWLFKKLGQKPVYQSDVDELEVKKILRNRLENHGFFYSSISSNFIEKKKKASIMYRIKVPAPYKMATYKIDSMMMPIYNEIKKLKATSPFKKDMRFDLNSLKFERQRLNSELKEKGYYNFNDDFLIFEADTNQYKNKKFDLFLSLKANVPRKSTIPYKVQRINVYPNYSLNDSVAILETRFKNKSYYQDAIKFKPTYLDEFITLKEGDFYSPMASKTTSRRLSTIGTYKYVNIQYKELDTIIKDSAGSLEANIFLSPLTKRAVRVALQAVTKSNNFAGPELEITTSNRNLFKGGETLNISANIGYETQLTSGDNTGLSSLGLGLKGSLIFPRVITPFSIKEDFFEYSIPKTKMSLGLTYLNRSQLYTLLSGSANFGYLWNANKYITYEFNPITINYVRLSNSTPEFEEILSNNSFLQRSFNQQFISGLTFSFTYNEMLDITKPHQFYLQSTIDIAGNSISLFDKEKKLGEPKQFLGLEYAQYAKVDIDARYHFNFGKTNAQTIAARIFAGYGLAYGNSDVVPFAKQYFSGGPYSVRAFNIRSLGPGTYSEDTTNVQPIGSFFDKTGNVRLEANIEYRFPIYSFFKGAIFVDAGNVWNTVANPIFEGKDTFSSNFINELGIGAGIGLRIEVQGFVLRFDLAAPFHNPAFIEQGTNWNFRIDEPVFNFAIGYSF; this is encoded by the coding sequence ATGCTATTGATCCTTTTTTTGGGTTCTTGTAGTATACAAAAGTTTATTCCAGAAAATGAGCGTTTGTATACAGGGGCAAATTTAAAAATAGAAGCAGACTCAACTGTGCAAAATTTAAGTAATTTAAGAGAAGATTTAAAAACACTGATAACCCCTAAACCAAATTCAAAGTTTTTAGGCATGTATATAGGGCTTTTTTATTATTATAAAAATCAAAAAGAAAAGACAAATTTCATCAACAGGTGGTTGTTTAAAAAATTAGGTCAAAAGCCTGTATATCAATCTGATGTAGATGAGTTGGAAGTAAAGAAAATTTTAAGAAATCGATTAGAAAATCATGGGTTTTTCTATAGTTCTATAAGTTCTAATTTTATAGAAAAAAAGAAGAAAGCTTCTATAATGTATCGCATAAAAGTTCCTGCTCCTTATAAAATGGCTACCTATAAAATAGATAGTATGATGATGCCAATTTATAATGAAATTAAAAAGTTAAAAGCAACTTCTCCTTTTAAAAAAGACATGCGTTTCGATTTAAATAGTCTAAAATTTGAACGTCAAAGATTAAATTCAGAATTAAAAGAAAAAGGATACTATAATTTCAATGATGATTTTTTAATTTTTGAAGCCGATACAAATCAATATAAGAATAAAAAATTTGATTTATTTCTTAGTTTAAAGGCCAATGTTCCTAGAAAATCGACCATTCCTTATAAAGTGCAACGCATTAATGTATATCCAAATTACAGTTTAAACGATTCCGTTGCAATACTTGAAACTCGTTTTAAAAATAAAAGTTATTATCAAGATGCAATCAAATTTAAACCAACATATTTAGACGAATTTATAACCCTAAAAGAAGGTGATTTTTATAGTCCGATGGCATCAAAAACAACTTCTAGGAGACTCTCTACAATTGGGACTTATAAATATGTAAACATTCAATATAAAGAATTAGATACAATTATTAAAGATAGTGCAGGTAGCTTAGAAGCTAATATTTTCTTATCACCTTTAACAAAAAGAGCGGTTCGGGTTGCATTACAAGCGGTTACAAAATCTAATAATTTTGCAGGACCAGAATTAGAAATAACGACTAGTAACAGAAATTTATTTAAAGGAGGAGAAACATTAAATATTAGTGCTAATATTGGCTACGAAACCCAACTTACAAGCGGAGATAATACGGGTTTAAGTAGTTTAGGACTGGGATTAAAAGGTTCGTTAATTTTTCCAAGAGTTATCACACCATTTTCTATCAAGGAAGATTTTTTTGAATATTCTATTCCGAAAACCAAAATGAGTTTAGGTCTTACGTATTTAAACAGAAGTCAATTATACACGCTGTTATCAGGTAGTGCTAATTTTGGATATCTTTGGAATGCAAATAAATATATCACGTATGAATTCAATCCAATTACGATAAATTATGTCCGTTTATCAAATTCAACGCCAGAGTTTGAAGAAATATTAAGCAATAACTCTTTTTTACAACGTAGTTTTAATCAACAATTTATAAGCGGATTAACGTTTTCTTTTACGTATAATGAAATGTTGGATATTACAAAACCGCATCAATTTTATCTACAATCTACCATAGATATTGCAGGGAATTCTATAAGTTTATTTGATAAAGAAAAAAAGTTAGGAGAACCAAAGCAATTTTTAGGTTTAGAATATGCACAATATGCAAAAGTAGATATTGATGCCAGATACCACTTCAATTTCGGGAAAACTAATGCACAAACTATTGCTGCAAGAATCTTTGCTGGTTATGGTTTAGCGTATGGAAATTCTGATGTAGTTCCGTTTGCAAAACAATATTTTTCAGGAGGACCCTATAGTGTAAGGGCCTTTAATATTAGGTCTTTGGGCCCCGGGACGTATAGTGAAGATACTACGAATGTGCAACCTATAGGTTCTTTTTTTGATAAAACAGGCAATGTTCGTTTAGAGGCAAATATTGAATATCGTTTTCCTATTTATTCTTTCTTTAAAGGCGCCATTTTTGTAGATGCTGGAAATGTATGGAACACCGTTGCCAACCCTATTTTTGAAGGTAAAGATACATTTTCATCTAATTTCATCAACGAATTAGGAATTGGAGCCGGAATAGGATTAAGAATTGAGGTGCAAGGTTTTGTACTCCGTTTTGATTTAGCAGCGCCTTTTCACAATCCTGCTTTCATAGAACAAGGAACAAATTGGAATTTTAGAATTGACGAACCTGTCTTTAATTTTGCCATAGGATATTCTTTTTAA
- a CDS encoding Crp/Fnr family transcriptional regulator — protein sequence MSKCEQCMMRKFNSLNELSREELVRISSCKTVKIVKKGEALFNEGDHINGIYCIKKGVCKVSKMSENGRNQIIDLIHKGNMLGERNLISDEPSNLKAIALNDMEVCFIPKEEILGDLEQNPKFSMSILKSMADNLKQSDNLVVNMAQKTTKQRLAETLLYLDANFLSEDTEYIDIQLSREDFADIIGAATESAIRLLSEFKKKKTIKIDGKSIAVIDKKALEKIASGF from the coding sequence ATGAGCAAATGTGAACAATGCATGATGCGTAAATTTAATTCTTTAAACGAACTTTCTAGGGAAGAATTAGTAAGAATATCTTCTTGTAAAACCGTTAAAATAGTTAAAAAAGGAGAAGCTTTATTTAACGAAGGCGACCATATAAATGGGATTTATTGTATTAAAAAAGGAGTTTGTAAAGTTTCTAAAATGAGTGAAAACGGTCGAAATCAAATTATTGATTTAATCCATAAAGGAAATATGTTAGGCGAACGGAATTTAATTTCGGATGAGCCTTCTAACCTAAAAGCAATCGCCCTAAATGATATGGAAGTTTGCTTTATACCCAAAGAAGAAATTTTAGGAGATCTTGAACAAAATCCAAAGTTTTCGATGAGTATCTTAAAATCAATGGCAGATAACTTAAAACAATCCGATAATTTAGTGGTAAACATGGCTCAAAAAACAACAAAACAGCGTTTGGCTGAAACTTTGTTGTATCTTGATGCAAATTTTCTTTCAGAAGACACTGAGTATATAGATATACAGTTGTCTCGTGAAGATTTTGCAGATATAATTGGTGCTGCAACAGAGTCTGCAATTCGATTACTTTCTGAATTTAAAAAGAAAAAAACCATAAAAATTGATGGAAAATCTATTGCTGTTATTGATAAAAAAGCATTAGAAAAAATTGCATCAGGATTTTAA